One window of the Benincasa hispida cultivar B227 chromosome 3, ASM972705v1, whole genome shotgun sequence genome contains the following:
- the LOC120074106 gene encoding F-box/LRR-repeat protein At1g67190, with protein sequence MEHLPVEVIGNILSQLRGARDAVIASVTCKKWREAWRNHLHTLSFDSRDWPVYHELSTSRLEILITQTIFQTTALQHLAISMDEVDEFSAAPVMAWLMYTRDTLRQLHYHVKTTPIFNIIEKCGRQKLEVLALAYNSITGVEPSYQKFPCLKSLSLNHVSVSTLDLSLLLTTCPKLEKLALISPDIAMSDMEVSSSSLKDIYVEAISLDKFILEADTLEVMHLKDCTLELFEVVSKGALRVLRIDDVSVIHLDIGENMENLEVVDVCNFTIMWPKFYHMISKSSKLRKLRLWGVVFDDDDEVVDLETICMCFPRLSHLSLCYDLKDGILQHSLQGSSNLLNVVVLELGWSVVSEFFSEWMGKLLGRCPNLKKLIICGVVSEVKTHDECQTLANFTFSVVQLMRKYMHVEVQFEYE encoded by the coding sequence ATGGAGCATCTTCCTGTTGAAGTGATTGGTAACATACTTTCCCAGCTCAGAGGTGCTCGAGATGCAGTGATCGCTTCGGTAACTTGCAAGAAATGGAGAGAGGCTTGGCGCAATCACCTCCACACCCTCTCTTTTGATTCTCGTGATTGGCCTGTCTATCATGAACTCTCAACCAGCAGATTGGAAATTCTTATAACTCAAACGATATTTCAGACAACTGCGCTGCAACATTTGGCAATTTCAATGGAtgaagttgatgaattctctGCTGCACCCGTGATGGCTTGGCTCATGTATACTAGGGATACTTTGCGCCAACTTCACTATCATGTGAAGACAACCCCGATCTTCAATATTATTGAGAAATGTGGTCGACAGAAGCTTGAAGTGCTGGCATTGGCTTATAATTCTATAACAGGTGTAGAACCCAGTTATCAGAAGTTCCCTTGCTTAAAATCACTTTCACTGAATCATGTCAGTGTCTCTACATTGGATTTGAGCCTTCTTCTGACCACTTGTCCTAAACTTGAGAAATTGGCTCTGATCAGTCCTGATATTGCAATGTCTGATATGGAAGTTAGCAGTTCCTCATTGAAAGATATATATGTTGAAGCAATCAGTTTGGACAAGTTTATATTGGAGGCTGATACCCTTGAAGTAATGCATTTAAAAGATTGTACTCTTGAGCTGTTTGAAGTGGTTAGCAAGGGAGCCTTGAGAGTTCTAAGGATTGATGATGTAAGTGTTATCCATCTTGATATTGGTGAGAACATGGAAAATCTTGAGGTTGTAGATGTCTGCAACTTTACAATTATGTGGCCAAAATTCTACCACATGATCTCAAAATCATCAAAGTTAAGGAAGCTTCGGCTTTGGGGTGTGGTATTTGATGACGATGATGAGGTAGTGGATTTAGAGACTATTTGTATGTGTTTTCCTAGGTTAAGCCATCTATCTCTATGTTATGATTTGAAAGATGGAATCCTTCAGCATAGCTTGCAGGGGTCATCTAATTTGTTGAATGTGGTAGTGCTTGAACTTGGATGGAGTGTAGTTAGTGAATTTTTCTCTGAATGGATGGGAAAACTTCTAGGAAGGTGCCCCAATTTGAAAAAGTTGATCATATGTGGGGTTGTTTCTGAGGTCAAAACCCATGATGAATGCCAAACTTTAGCGAACTTCACCTTTTCCGTTGTCCAATTGATGAGAAAGTATATGCACGTGGAGGTTCAGTTTGAATATGAATAG
- the LOC120074562 gene encoding protein TERMINAL FLOWER 1-like, translating into MARKIAEQPLVLGRVIGDVVDPFVPTIKMSVSFSNKQVLNGHEFFPSSLTFKPRVRIQGEDMRSLFTLVMVDPDVPGPSDPYMREHLHWLVTDIPGTTDATFGKEEMSYEIPKPTIGIHRFVFVLFKQKRRRSVNTPSSRDRFNTRRFSGENDLGLPVAAVYFNAQRETAARRR; encoded by the exons ATGGCAAGAAAAATAGCAGAACAGCCTCTTGTTCTTGGAAGAGTAATTGGAGATGTTGTGGATCCCTTCGTCCCAACCATTAAAATGTCAGTCAGTTTCAGCAACAAGCAAGTTCTCAATGGCCATGAATTCTTCCCTTCTTCACTTACCTTCAAACCTAGGGTTCGTATTCAAGGAGAAGACATGAGATCCTTGTTCACTCtg gTTATGGTTGACCCTGATGTTCCTGGCCCTAGTGATCCATACATGAGAGAACACCTTCACTG GTTGGTGACTGACATTCCAGGAACTACTGATGCTACTTTTG GAAAAGAAGAAATGAGCTATGAAATTCCAAAGCCAACAATAGGAATCCACAGGTTTGTGTTTGTTCTGTTTAAGCAAAAACGACGTCGTTCGGTGAACACTCCTTCTTCGAGGGATCGTTTCAATACTCGAAGATTTTCGGGTGAGAATGATTTGGGTCTTCCTGTGGCTGCTGTTTATTTCAATGCACAAAGAGAAACTGCTGCAAGGAGGCGATAG
- the LOC120074326 gene encoding germin-like protein subfamily 3 member 2, which produces MSLKILIPILILTIAMASDPDPLQDFCIPISNPKSPNKLCKNSTAVTANDFIFSGGKSCGSFSESGFATVSANPSNFPGLNTLGMSFVRADFKEGAINPPHVHPRGAEMVYVVQGRVYVGFVDSANRVYAKVIEEGEVMVIPRGLVHFQMNVGKRKATVFGCFNSQNPGTQKMAAAIFGSGIKEELLEKAFGLSSKEIRRMKRMFES; this is translated from the coding sequence ATGTCTCTCAAAATCCTCATACCCATTTTAATTCTCACAATCGCCATGGCCTCCGATCCCGACCCACTTCAAGATTTCTGCATCCCAATTTCAAACCCAAAATCCCCAAATAAATTATGCAAGAACTCAACCGCCGTCACCGCCAATGACTTCATCTTCTCCGGCGGAAAATCCTGCGGATCCTTCTCGGAAAGTGGGTTCGCAACCGTATCGGCAAACCCAAGTAATTTCCCGGGATTGAACACGCTGGGAATGTCGTTCGTACGCGCCGATTTCAAAGAAGGGGCAATAAATCCGCCGCACGTGCACCCACGGGGGGCGGAAATGGTGTACGTGGTTCAGGGGAGGGTTTACGTCGGTTTTGTTGACTCGGCGAACCGGGTTTACGCGAAGGTAATTGAAGAAGGGGAAGTGATGGTGATTCCGAGAGGGCTGGTTCATTTTCAGATGAACGTGGGGAAGAGAAAAGCGACGGTTTTTGGGTGTTTTAATAGTCAGAATCCGGGGACTCAGAAAATGGCGGCGGCCATTTTTGGGTCCGGGATTAAAGAAGAGCTTTTGGAGAAGGCTTTTGGGTTGAGTTCTAAGGAGATTAGGAGGATGAAGAGAATGTTTGAATCTTGA